The following are encoded in a window of Chaetodon auriga isolate fChaAug3 chromosome 24, fChaAug3.hap1, whole genome shotgun sequence genomic DNA:
- the LOC143317129 gene encoding interferon-induced very large GTPase 1-like, whose translation MTEAVPIMETISDEDSFVELYCEEVEDTPSTPRADSKGDCQKTGASGNVPCPPLRTRVYHISSMQVPLHLDTPDGEVESYTVISCKEGEIAQETMDANSSTLSNPRPEVIQVPEEPKNEINGPAETSASIKTQLASLLEELGLERHYTEKLSLSTVLQIDKRTISDEPAKCNSDLPWYFLKKLMMVNVTARNVKCTSVCESTCDAASGNTELDFDDLFDTLHLGDMLNPLDIITALFLCSDGFVQQEMALKMSMCQFSVPLLLPNCDTKQCTLMLWAMRDIVKKYRPQSLLESKGFIEDRVVVSELPMISFVRLGECSMSKSEILNKLLSNSQQYHDTFVHHNMECGDSPRKISNGLTEITWYLPCGNKNMDIFSEPVAVANLRGDIASCETQFYFLCQTSAAVFVFFDTLDSECELLTNLHHKAQIFLVGNHQSTRFSKDALKNVATKLGLTKDNIIIKTNQKNDADFVKNLRKTVSNVVEKSKMKMRIEQMADIALELGIWVDEESPECQTAKENADAIAAEIQDILKYKNAQLPLQGQIWKDLTCLEKEEFRLRNVGSENIEKYKSDLQIQKDALRKKQNSYDMSDAMTCFIKAISSPGIERCYFLKWLRMNLDNVSREKLSDLREQYKKKCKDSENKEEIKDIDRQLSNSSLGTEHFFREMGQIYEASLSLPEEDRSRQQLQHLPKLCAELLLDGFPLELVDGDASNIPLRWVSDILSQLNDLVPPESKIRVVTVLGVQSTGKSTLLNTMFGVQFAVSSGRCTRGAFMLLIRINEEVKKELNCDFMMIIDTEGLKSPELAQLDNSHEHDNELATLVVGLSDITIINIAMENSTEMKDILQIVVHAFLRMKEVGKKPKCQFVHQNVSDVSAHEKNLRDRKLLLQQLNEMTQAAAKMEQKEENKNFTDVMEYSPDTGNWYIPGLWNGNPPMAPVNAGYSEAVYELKKNIIQTFGGCDSSANNILDFTEWTKSLWNAVKHENFIFSFRNSLVADAYMRLCTEFNKWEWEFKKKMYAWVTEAETKISNFGKIKSEACDMTEFLDDLKSEACTVLSEWETKILENLKQYFKQTEGHVYLVEGYREDFANSAKSLRREMESSVVNQLTAAADIRQGMTEVDRIKENHTKELEGRVCALIEECRGRKVKMTDKELDEEFDKMWNKTVKELSFSKQNATNVIASVSYHLRENLSRKGSHVCQLLSQKTLQDCGLEPFKYTAEGLYNQVKHKFNKFFNIQDHVMALQNIADRIITECTDIITDKMNRKNNYHNTYILEILHKIDERLQNDKDVKRDIEFEVSLKQHICGVAARQFQKMHEDFIQENDPYRCLNQNKEKYRADFKDVFHKRDQCQKKAEEFTNRCLRPAVEDFVNRSLGPDIIGEMQSSFEFSTRKFFQYSVLLDLLSKHNFDDYLSFICSYEDYVAKWIFDRVLEHSSKGSTTSESEDRHLKSSIKSINDAINGAKEDKSGNMKEFIVDVCHKLSGKLVISKDALDAFMILNNATPEQFAHWLTVCVKDMEPALRKKFKATDIRVKLQNLHVKPQKELYTRVIGCGKLCPFCKAPCEAGAKEHKEHCTSLHRPEGLGQFRWGWTGKLVTDICTSSVVSDALFCCNETNGEFHPYKNYIKIFPDWKIPPDASLQASDYWKYVLAKYNNDFAKAYEAEPADIPATWNKITDKDAEDSLKVSFNVK comes from the exons ATGACTGAGGCTGTACCCATAATGGAG ACAATCAGTgatgaagattcatttgttgaACTCTACTGTGAGGAAGTGGAGGACACTCCATCAACACCAAGGGCTGACAGCAAGGGTGACTGTCAAAAGACTGGTGCAAGTGGTAATG TGCCCTGCCCTCCGTTGAGGACAAGAGTCTATCATATCAGCAGCATGCAAGTGCCTCTGCATTTGGACACTCCTGATGGTGAAGTGGAGAGCTACACTGTGATCAGCTGCAAGGAGGGAGAAATTGCACAAGAGACGATGGATGCAAACAGCTCAACGCTCAGCAACCCAAGGCCAGAGGTCATCCAGGTTCCTGAAGAACCAAAGAATGAAATAAATGGGCCAGCTGAAACATCTGCAAGCATAA aaacacagctggcGAGCTTATTGGAGGAGCTGGGGTTGGAGCGACACTACACAGAGAAACTGTCCCTGAGCACAGTACTTCAGATTGACAAGAGGACCATCAGTGATGAACCTGCCAAGTGTAACTCAGATCTTCCATGGTATTTTCTGAAGAAACTGATGATGGTTAATGTGACAGctagaaatgtgaaatgtacaTCAGTATGTGAGTCAACCTGTGATGCTGCCTCAGGGAATACAGAGTTAGATTTTGATGACCTGTTTGACACTCTACATTTAGGTGACATGCTGAACCCCCTTGACATAATCACTGCTCTCTTTCTGTGCTCTGATGGTTTTGTACAACAGGAAATGGCACTCAAAATGTCAATGTGTCAGTTTTCTGTGCCTCTGTTGCTTCCCAATTGCGACACAAAGCAGTGCACACTCATGCTTTGGGCCATGAGAGACATTGTTAAAAAGTACAGACCTCAGTCACTTCTGGAATCCAAGGGCTTCATTGAAGACAGAGTTGTTGTCTCTGAACTCCCAATGATATCGTTTGTGAGACTGGGTGAGTGCTCCATGTCCAAGTCAGAGATCCTCAATAAGCTTCTGAGCAATTCTCAGCAGTACCATGACACCTTTGTTCACCATAATATGGAGTGTGGTGACAGTCCAAGGAAAATTTCCAATGGACTGACTGAAATCACTTGGTACCTTCCTTGTGGGAACAAAAACATGGATATTTTCAGTGAGCCAGTAGCTGTAGCTAACCTTCGTGGGGACATTGCTTCGTGTGAAacacaattttattttttatgtcagacatctgcagcagtttttgtgttCTTTGACACTTTGGACTCTGAGTGTGAGCTGCTGACCAACCTACACCACAAGGCGCAGATCTTCTTGGTGGGTAACCATCAAAGCACTCGCTTCAGTAAAGATGCTCTAAAAAATGTAGCAACCAAATTGGGCTTGACTAAAGACAACATCATTATTAAGACTAATCAGAAAAATGATGCAGACTTTGTCAAAAATCTGCGTAAAACAGTCAGCAATGTAGTTGAGAAGTCAAAGATGAAGATGCGAATTGAGCAGATGGCTGACATCGCCCTTGAGCTGGGAATCTGGGTTGATGAAGAGTCTCCAGAGTGTCAGACTGCCAAGGAAAATGCAGATGCTATCGCTGCAGAAATTCAAGACATCCTGAAATACAAGAATGCTCAGCTACCGCTGCAAGGCCAAATATGGAAAGACCTGACTTGCTTAGAGAAGGAAGAATTTCGGCTTCGAAATGTTGGGTCTGAAAACATAGAAAAGTACAAAAGTGATCTTCAAATACAGAAAGATGCCCTTCGAAAAAAACAGAACTCTTATGACATGTCAGATGCAATGACATGTTTCATCAAGGCAATATCAAGCCCAGGGATAGAGAGGTGCTATTTCCTGAAATGGCTGCGAATGAACCTCGATAACGTGTCTCGAGAAAAACTGTCTGACCTCAGGGAGCAGtacaaaaagaaatgcaaagatTCTGAGAACAAAGAGGAGATCAAAGACATTGACAGACAACTTTCCAACAGCTCGCTGGGGACTGAACACTTCTTCCGTGAGATGGGTCAGATCTACGAAGCATCATTGTCCCTTCCAGAAGAAGACAGATCACGTCAACAATTACAGCATCTGCCCAAACTGTGTGCAGAATTGTTGCTTGACGGCTTCCCCCTTGAGCTTGTAGATGGAGACGCATCGAACATACCTCTCAGATGGGTGAGTGACATTCTCTCTCAGCTCAATGACTTGGTGCCTCCAGAGAGCAAGATACGGGTAGTCACAGTTCTTGGAGTCCAGAGCACAGGAAAGTCTACTCTCCTCAACACCATGTTTGGAGTGCAGTTTGCAGTCAGCAGTGGTCGATGCACTCGAGGTGCCTTTATGTTGCTCATCAGAATCAATGAAGAAGTTAAAAAAGAACTCAACTGTGACTTCATGATGATCATTGACACTGAAGGCTTAAAGTCACCAGAGCTTGCACAACTGGACAATAGCCATGAACACGATAATGAGCTTGCAACGCTTGTTGTGGGGCTGAGTGACATCACTATCATCAATATTGCAATGGAGAATTCAACAGAAATGAAGGACATCCTCCAAATAGTTGTGCATGCTTTTCTCAGGATGAAAGAAGTGGGCAAAAAGCCCAAATGTCAGTTTGTTCACCAGAATGTGTCAGATGTTTCAGCCCATGAGAAGAACTTACGAGACAGGAAACTGCTCTTGCAACAGTTAAACGAGATGACCCAAGCGGCAGCCAAAatggaacagaaggaggagaacaAAAACTTCACTGATGTGATGGAGTACAGTCCAGACACTGGGAACTGGTACATTCCCGGACTCTGGAATGGAAACCCGCCAATGGCACCAGTCAATGCAGGGTACAGTGAGGCTGTTTATGAGCTCAAGAAGAACATCATCCAAACTTTTGGAGGTTGCGATTCATCTGCTAATAATATCTTGGACTTCACAGAGTGGACGAAAAGCCTGTGGAATGCAGTAAAGCATGAAAacttcatcttcagcttcagGAACAGCCTAGTGGCTGATGCATACATGAGACTGTGCACAGAATTCAACAAATGGGAATGGgaattcaaaaagaaaatgtacgCATGGGTAACAGAGGCTGAAACAAAAATTTCCAACTTTGGCAAAATCAAATCTGAGGCATGTGACATGACAGAGTTTCTCGATGATTTGAAAAGTGAAGCTTGCACAGTGTTGTCTGAATGGGAGACAAAGATTCTTGAAAATCTGAAACAGTACTTCAAGCAAACAGAGGGGCATGTCTATCTGGTTGAAGGGTACAGAGAGGACTTTGCAAACAGTGCAAAGAGCCTTCGACGAGAAATGGAGAGCTCTGTAGTAAatcagctaacagcagcagctgacatcaGACAGGGAATGACAGAAGTTGATAGAATCAAGGAGAACCACACAAAAGAATTAGAGGGGAGAGTTTGTGCATTGATTGAAGAATGTCGGGGCAGAAAAGTCAAGATGACAGACAAAGAGCTGGATGAAGAATTTGACAAGATGTGGAATAAAACGGTGAAAGAACTatccttttcaaaacaaaatgccaCAAATGTCATTGCAAGTGTGTCCTACCACTTGAGAGAAAATCTATCACGAAAGGGGAGTCATGTGTGCCAATTATTAAGTCAGAAAACGCTGCAAGATTGTGGACTGGAGCCATTCAAATATACAGCTGAAGGACTTTACAACCAGGTTAAACACAAATTCAACAAGTTCTTCAACATTCAAGATCACGTAATGGCTTTACAAAACATAGCTGACCGTATCATAACAGAGTGCACAGACATCATAActgacaaaatgaacagaaaaaataattacCATAACACTTACATCCTGGAGATCCTGCACAAGATTGACGAGAGGCTGCAAAACGATAAGGATGTTAAGCGAGACATTGAGTTTGAAGTTTCTCTAAAACAGCACATCTGTGGAGTCGCAGCCAGACAGTTTCAGAAAATGCACGAAGATTTCATACAGGAGAATGATCCCTACAGATgtctgaaccaaaacaaagaaaaatatcgTGCTGATTTTAAAGATGTCTTCCATAAACGAGACCAGTGCCAGAAGAAGGCAGAAGAATTCACAAACCGATGCTTGAGACCTGCAGTTGAAGACTTTGTGAACCGTTCCTTGGGTCCTGATATCATTGGTGAAATGCAGTCAAGCTTTGAGTTCAGTACACGAAAGTTCTTCCAGTATTCAGTTTTACTGGATTTGCTCTCAAAGCATAACTTTGACGACTACCTGAGCTTCATTTGTTCATATGAGGATTATGTGGCCAAATGGATATTTGACCGCGTATTGGAACACTCTTCAAAGGGGTCTACGACATCAGAGTCTGAGGATCGTCATCTCAAGTCAAGTATCAAGAGCATCAATGATGCTATCAATGGAGCTAAAGAGGACAAGAGTGGCAACATGAAGGAATTTATTGTAGATGTCTGTCACAAACTTAGTGGTAAACTGGTCATTTCCAAGGATGCTCTTGATGCTTTCATGATCCTGAACAATGCCACCCCAGAACAGTTTGCTCACtggctcacagtgtgtgtgaaggacatgGAACCAGCTCTTAGAAAGAAGTTTAAAGCAACAGACATCCGAGTGAAACTGCAAAATCTTCACGTGAAGCCTCAGAAGGAGCTTTACACCAGAGTGATTGGTTGTGGTAAACTGTGTCCATTCTGCAAAGCACCCTGTGAGGCAGGAGCAAAAGAACATAAAGAACACTGCACTTCACTGCATCGACCAGAAGGTCTCGGTCAATTCAGGTGGGGGTGGACAGGAAAACTTGTCACTGACATTTGCACTTCCTCGGTCGTCAGTGACGCGTTGTTTTGCTGCAATGAAACAAATGGTGAATTTCATCCTTACAAGAATTACATCAAAATTTTCCCAGACTGGAAAATTCCTCCAGATGCAAGTCTTCAGGCATCTGACTACTGGAAATATGTGCTGGCAAAATACAACAATGATTTTGCCAAAGCATATGAAGCAGAGCCTGCTGATATTCCTGCAACTTGGAATAAAATCACAGACAAggatgcagaggacagtctcAAAGTGTCATTTAACGTCAAGTGA